One Pseudomonas sp. B21_DOA genomic window, CAGGGTGACGTTGATGCCCGGTGACGGCAGGCCGTTTTCCAGGTTGAGCACGTGCACGCTCAGCGGATTGCCGGCGGCCAGCGCCAGGCTGGAAACAGCGCTCAGGCCGAGCACGGCGAGGGTCATGCGCAGGGTGGTCATGGTGGATCTCCTTAGTGGGAACGGGTGATGGTCAGGCCGGCCTTGTCGGCGGCGGCGCGGGCGCAGTTTTCGTCTTGCTCACCGCCGCCGGAACCGGCCACGCCCATGGCGCCGACCAGTTCGCTGCCGGCGAACAGCGGAATGCCGCCGCCGAGCAAGAGCAATTCATCGAGGGTGTTGAGGTTGGCGGTTTCCGGGTTGCTGCGGGCGCGCTCGGCGAACAGCCGCGTCGGCGTCTTGGTCGACAGCGCGGTGTAGGCCTTGCGCTGGCTGGCGGCGGTGTTGTGCGGGCCAACGCCGTCACCACGCAGCGTCACCAGCAGGTTGCCGCCACGGTCGAGTACCGACACCGTGCCGGTGCAGCTGCTCATCGCCTTGTCCGCCAGCCAGCGTGCGGTTTTCAGGTCGAGATCGGCGTGGCGCGGCAGTTCTGGCGTGGCGCTGGCAACGCCGCTGAGGCCGAGGATCAGGCTGGCGACAAGGTATTTGACGGTCATGTGCAGGCTCCGATTGAGAAGGTCTGCACCTTAACCGGCGCACTTCGTCAGAACCCCGTCAGGCGGATTACAAGTTTGTAATGGGCAACGGCGCCGAACACGCCTAGCCTGTGTGCCTGATCAATCGAGGTGTGCCATGCGTTTGCTGGTCGTAGAAGATGAAGCCAAAACCGCCAATTTCCTCGCCAAGGGCCTGGGCGAGTCGGGTTTCGCCGTGGATGTGGCGCTCAATGGCCTCGACGGCCGCTATTTTATCGAGCAGCAGGAATACGACCTGATCATCCTCGACGTGATGCTCCCGGGTCTGAACGGCTGGCAATTGTTGCAACTGATCCGCCAGCGCGGCGCCACACCGGTGCTGTTTCTCACCGCCAAGGACGCCATCGAAGACCGCGTGCGTGGTCTTGAGCTGGGCGCCGACGACTACCTGCTCAAACCCTTCGCCTTCGCCGAGTTGCTCGCGCGCGTGCGCACGCTGCTGCGACGCGGGCCGATGCGCGAAGCCGAGTCGTACACCATCGCCGATCTGGAAATCGACGTGCTGCGCCGCCGGGTCAGTCGCGGCGGCCAGCGCATTGCCCTGACCAACAAAGAGTTCGCCCTGTTGCAGTTGCTCGCCAGCCGCCAGGGCGAAGTGCTCTCGCGCACGCTGATCGCTTCGCAGGTGTGGAACCTGAATTTCGACAGCGACACCAACATGGTCGAAGTCGCCGTGCGTCGCCTGCGCGCCAAGGTCGACGACCCGTACATGCCGAAACTTATCCACACCGTGCGCGGCGTCGGTTATCAACTGGAAGCGCCGGACGATGTGGAGTAAGTCGATCGCCTGGCGATTGGCGCTGGCCTTCGCCATGGTCTGCGCGCTGGTGCTGAGCGCAATCGGCGTGTTTCTCTACCGCTCGCTGGCCTCGGAACTGGCCTTTCGGGACGACATGGCCCTGCTCGGGCGCCTAGAACAAGTGCGCGCCTTGCTCGCCGACAGCGACAGCCTCGACGCCCTGCAGGCACGGCCCCGGTTGTATCAGAACATGCTCGGCAATCTCGACAGTCTGTTGCTGGTGCGCCGGGCCGACGGCTCCAGCGTGATCGCGATCAACCCGCGCCAACGTGAATTGCCGGCGCTCAATGCATTAGCGCGAGAGCAAATGCCGCAGCGCCGTGACGTGCTCAGCTGGCAGGCCAGTGACGGCGCCGAGCTGGCCCTGCTGTCCGGCCAGGCGCAGGGTCCCCACGGTGAAACCCTGACGGTGATCGCCGGCAAAGTGCTCAGCGAGCGCGAGCAGATGCTCGGCAGTTATCGCCTGCGTCTGTATTTGTCCGTCGGCCTCGGCGCGTTGCTCGCGTTTGCGCTGGGCCTGCTGTTGCTGCGTCGGGGACTGCAACCTTTGCGTCAGTTGAGCGAAGCGGTGCGCAGCATCGATCTGCGCAGCCTCGATCGACGCCTGCCCACCGAGGGCACGCCGAGCGAACTGCGCGAGCCGGTGCACGCGCTCAACACCATGCTCGCGCGGCTGGACGGCAGCGTGCAGCGCCTGTCGCAATTCTCCGCCGACCTCGCCCACGAAATCCGCACGCCGCTGCACACCTTGCTCGCCAGCAACGGCCAGGCCCTGAACCACCCGCGCAGCACGGCCGACTATCAGGAAGTGCTGGCCTCGAACATGGAAGAGTTCGAACGGCTCAAGCGCATGGCCGAGAACCTGATGTTCCTCGCCCGCGCTGAGCAGGCCGAACGCGCGCTCAATCTGCAATCACTGAATTTGCGCAACGTCGGCGACGAACTCTGCGATTACTTCGAAGCCCTGGCTGATGATCGCGGCCTTCGACTTGAAAACCGCATGCACGGCGAGTTGCTCGCCGACCAGCAACTGCTGCAACGCGCCCTCGGCAACCTGTTGGCCAACGCCGTACGCCATGCTGACCCCGGCACCCTGATCAGCCTGCAACGCCGCGATGAACCGGATATGTGCTGGCTGCAAGTGCACAACCACGGCCCGGTCATCGCGCCTGAGCATCTGGGCAGACTGTTCGACCGTTTCTACCGCGTCGATCCTTCACGTGCGGAGCCGGGAGATTCGGGTGGGCTGGGGTTGGCGATCGTGCAGTCGATCATGCAGTTGCACGGCGGGCAGGTGCGGGTGAGTAGTGTTGTGGCGGGGACGGTGTTTGAGTTGGGGTTTGTGATGCGGTGCTAAGGCGTTAGCGATGACTGACCATCTACGCTAAGCTTCGCGAATTGCATCATTTAAGATGCATTATTTCGGTTGAAGCATCGTTTGCATCGTAAGCAATGCATCAGAGGCGGTTATGGAAAAGATTGGCGCATTGATCAGAAGCTTGCGCAAGGCTCAAAAAATGTCGCAACAGGCTTTGGCACAGCAATACGGCATGAGCCGCGCAACAATCTCGGGGATTGAAAACAACACAATCTCGGAAATCGGTTTGCGCAAAGTCGAAGCGATTCTTAACGGATTCGGCTACGAATTGGCCGCAATCCCCGCGCCTCTCGACGTCCGACACTCGACACGCTGCGCAAGGTGAACTTCCATGACTGAGGCATTGGACCGCTTGCAGGTCTGCGTCGGCGGCCATGAGGTTGGAAGATTGGGGCGCGGGCACGCAGGTGTCGACAGCGTGTTCAGCTATCGGGACGATGCGATTGATGAAAATGCCGTTTCGCTGACCATGCCGACACGCCTGGAAAGTTATGGTTGTGAACGCGGCATCCATCCGATATTCGAGATGAACCTGCCTGAGGGTGCGTTGCGCGATGAGTTGATGCGGCGGTTCAGCAAAGCCGTGCGCGGCTTCGATGACTTCGCTTTGCTAGGTATCGTCGGCCCGCATCAACTCGGGCGTCTTTCGATCACGAGCGCATCGACAATTGATCGTCCGCCTGAAACCTCGCTCGCTGAGTTATTGGTTCATGATGGTGCGCAAGGTTTGTTCGAAGATCTTTTGCAGACTTACGGGCAGTATTCCGGGGTTTCAGGCGTGCAGCCCAAAGTATTGGTGCGTGACAGTGCCGCTGCAATAGACCGACTGACGCACCGAGGCTCGACTCATCTGGTCAAAGCCTTCCGTGCCGAAGAGTATCCCGAGCTGGCAACCAACGAATTTTTCTGCATGCGCGCTGCGCAACTTTGTGGCCTCGACGTGCCGCATTTCGAACTCAGCGAGCATGGCAAATTTCTCGTCATCGAGCGTTTTGACTTGAGCGACACCGGATACCTCGGTTTCGAAGACTTTTGCGTGCTCAACGGCTGGCCGTCGAAGGCCAAATACGACGGCTCTTACGAAGGAGTCGCACGGCAGATCAAGGCGTTTGTTTCGCCCTCATTACTCAAGCACGCACTGGAAGCTTTCTTCAAGATTGTCGCTTTATCGGCGGCATTGAAAAACGGCGATGCCCACCTGAAAAACTTTGGCGTGCTCTATGAGGATTGTGGCGAGCACTCATTGATCAGGCTGGCTCCGGCGTACGACATCATCACCACGTCGGTGTACATCAAGAGCGATAGCATGGCACTGCTGTTGGGCGGTTCGAAGGCGTGGCCCAAGCATAAAATGCTTACCAGGTTTGGTCGTACGGCCTGCAATCTGAGTGAAGCGCGTTGTAACCAGTTACTGCATATGGTCGCGCACGGTGTGCAGGAAGCGATGGGCGAAATGGCGGAGTACAGCGCAAATCATCCTGCCTTCGCGGAGGTGGGCGCTGCAATGATCGAACAATGGTCTGCGGGTCTGGCGCGCAGCCTGCTCACCAGTTGAAACTCAACGCAACCCATCGCGAAACTGCCCCGGCGTCATTCCCGTCCAGCGCTTGAACGCGCGGCTGAAGCTGCTGGTGTCGGCGAAGCCCAGCAGATAACTCACCTCGCTCAACGAACACTGCGGATCGCGCAGGTGCAACAGCGCGAGATTTTCACGGCTTTCGTTGAGCAGCGTGTCGAAACGGCAACCTTCATCCGCCAGATGCCGTTGCAGGCTGCGCAGGCTCAGGTGCAAGGCCTGGGCGATGCGCTCGGCGCTCGGTTCGCCTTCGGGTAATTGTTCTTCAATGGCATCGCGCACCTTGCGCTCCCAGGTCAGCGGTTTGAGCTGGGCGAGGGTGCGTTTGAGTACGGCTTCGTTGTGTTCGGCCAGTTCCGGGTTGGCGTCGTCGAGGTGGCTGTCGAAGTCGCTGAGTGCGAACTCCAGGCGGTCTTCGGCGGCGGCAAAACATACCGGCGCGCGGAAGACTTTGTGCCATGGCTGGGCATCGCTCGGTTCGGGGCGGCGCAAGTACACCGCCAGCGGTGCGTAGTCGCGGCCGAGGCGATTGCGGCAGGTGCGCACGTAGATCGCCGCGAAGGCGTCGATGGCTTCGACGGCCGGCGCCGGGTTGCCGGGCGGAATTTTCAGGCGGAATTGATAGCGGTCTTCGCTGCGGCTCAGCTCCAGTTCCAACGCATCGCTGACCACCGGGTGATAGCGCACGATGCGCTCGAACACCTCGCGCAAGCTGCCGCTCGCCACCAGTGCATAACCGAGCGCGTGGAACGTGGTCGGGCTGACGAAGCGCGACACGCGCAAGCCCAGCGCCGGGTCGCCGCTGGCTTCAACGGCGAGCGCCCACAGGCGCGTGGTACCGGACAGCGGATAGCGTGCGTTGGGGTCGTCCATCAGCGCTGGGTCGAGCCCGGCCTGTTGGCACAAGGCAAGGCTGTCCAGCCCCAGCGCATCGAGTTGTTTGCGCAAGGCGCGGGTCCAGCTGGCGAGGGAGGTCGGTTCCTTCATGCGGATTGGCGCGTCCGGTCAACAGGTTGGCGTTCTTGGCTAGCGCGGATCGAACCCCGGCAAGGCACGATGCATTCATCTTAGACCCGAGGATGGAAGCATGGACGGTACTTCTGCAAGCCCTGAACGACTGAATGCGGCGCAGCGTTCGGCATATATTCGCCAAGTGGTGTTGGCCAAAGGTGCGCAATTGCGTGAGCGCTACCCGATTCTTCAGCATCAGGATGCCCTCGGTGCGGGGATTCTGGCGTTCGCGCTGGCCGGGATGATCGCTTCGGCGGCGCTGTACATCACTGGCCATATGGCTTGGTGGGTGTGCCTGCTGCTCAATGCTTTTTTCGCCTCGCTGACCCATGAGCTGGAACATGACTTGATCCACAGCATGTACTTCCGCAAACAACGCGTGCCGCACAACCTGATGATGGGCCTGGTCTGGCTGGCGCGGCCGAGCACGATCAATCCGTGGATCCGTCGTCATCTGCACCTCAACCATCACAAGGTGTCCGGCACTGAAGCCGACATGGAAGAGCGCGCAATCACCAACGGCGAGCCGTGGGGGTTTGCCCGTCTGCTGATGGTTGGCGATAACGTCATGTCGGCGTTTATCCGCCTGCTCCGCGCCAAGACCTGGGCACACAAGTGGAGCATCGGCAAACGCGTGCTCAAGGTCTACGCACCGCTGGCGCTGCTGCATTGGGGCGCATGGTATGTGTTTCTCGGCTTTCACGCGGCCAATGGCATCGCGCATTTGCTCGGCTCGCCCATCGAGTGGTCGGCCACCACGCTTTCGGTGATGCAGGTGATCGATATCGCCGCCGTGGTGATCATCGGCCCGAATGTGTTGCGCACTTTTTGCCTGCACTTCATCAGCTCGAACATGCATTACTACGGCGACGTCGAACCGGGCAATGTGCTGCAGCAATGCCAGGTGCTGAACCCGTGGTGGCTGTGGCCGTTGCAAGCGTTCTGCTTCAACTTCGGCAGCAGTCACGGGATTCATCACTTCGTGGTCAAGGAGCCGTTTTA contains:
- a CDS encoding heme-binding protein, with protein sequence MTVKYLVASLILGLSGVASATPELPRHADLDLKTARWLADKAMSSCTGTVSVLDRGGNLLVTLRGDGVGPHNTAASQRKAYTALSTKTPTRLFAERARSNPETANLNTLDELLLLGGGIPLFAGSELVGAMGVAGSGGGEQDENCARAAADKAGLTITRSH
- a CDS encoding heavy metal response regulator transcription factor, which gives rise to MRLLVVEDEAKTANFLAKGLGESGFAVDVALNGLDGRYFIEQQEYDLIILDVMLPGLNGWQLLQLIRQRGATPVLFLTAKDAIEDRVRGLELGADDYLLKPFAFAELLARVRTLLRRGPMREAESYTIADLEIDVLRRRVSRGGQRIALTNKEFALLQLLASRQGEVLSRTLIASQVWNLNFDSDTNMVEVAVRRLRAKVDDPYMPKLIHTVRGVGYQLEAPDDVE
- a CDS encoding heavy metal sensor histidine kinase — protein: MWSKSIAWRLALAFAMVCALVLSAIGVFLYRSLASELAFRDDMALLGRLEQVRALLADSDSLDALQARPRLYQNMLGNLDSLLLVRRADGSSVIAINPRQRELPALNALAREQMPQRRDVLSWQASDGAELALLSGQAQGPHGETLTVIAGKVLSEREQMLGSYRLRLYLSVGLGALLAFALGLLLLRRGLQPLRQLSEAVRSIDLRSLDRRLPTEGTPSELREPVHALNTMLARLDGSVQRLSQFSADLAHEIRTPLHTLLASNGQALNHPRSTADYQEVLASNMEEFERLKRMAENLMFLARAEQAERALNLQSLNLRNVGDELCDYFEALADDRGLRLENRMHGELLADQQLLQRALGNLLANAVRHADPGTLISLQRRDEPDMCWLQVHNHGPVIAPEHLGRLFDRFYRVDPSRAEPGDSGGLGLAIVQSIMQLHGGQVRVSSVVAGTVFELGFVMRC
- a CDS encoding type II toxin-antitoxin system HipA family toxin, producing the protein MTEALDRLQVCVGGHEVGRLGRGHAGVDSVFSYRDDAIDENAVSLTMPTRLESYGCERGIHPIFEMNLPEGALRDELMRRFSKAVRGFDDFALLGIVGPHQLGRLSITSASTIDRPPETSLAELLVHDGAQGLFEDLLQTYGQYSGVSGVQPKVLVRDSAAAIDRLTHRGSTHLVKAFRAEEYPELATNEFFCMRAAQLCGLDVPHFELSEHGKFLVIERFDLSDTGYLGFEDFCVLNGWPSKAKYDGSYEGVARQIKAFVSPSLLKHALEAFFKIVALSAALKNGDAHLKNFGVLYEDCGEHSLIRLAPAYDIITTSVYIKSDSMALLLGGSKAWPKHKMLTRFGRTACNLSEARCNQLLHMVAHGVQEAMGEMAEYSANHPAFAEVGAAMIEQWSAGLARSLLTS
- a CDS encoding AraC family transcriptional regulator, yielding MKEPTSLASWTRALRKQLDALGLDSLALCQQAGLDPALMDDPNARYPLSGTTRLWALAVEASGDPALGLRVSRFVSPTTFHALGYALVASGSLREVFERIVRYHPVVSDALELELSRSEDRYQFRLKIPPGNPAPAVEAIDAFAAIYVRTCRNRLGRDYAPLAVYLRRPEPSDAQPWHKVFRAPVCFAAAEDRLEFALSDFDSHLDDANPELAEHNEAVLKRTLAQLKPLTWERKVRDAIEEQLPEGEPSAERIAQALHLSLRSLQRHLADEGCRFDTLLNESRENLALLHLRDPQCSLSEVSYLLGFADTSSFSRAFKRWTGMTPGQFRDGLR
- a CDS encoding fatty acid desaturase; its protein translation is MDGTSASPERLNAAQRSAYIRQVVLAKGAQLRERYPILQHQDALGAGILAFALAGMIASAALYITGHMAWWVCLLLNAFFASLTHELEHDLIHSMYFRKQRVPHNLMMGLVWLARPSTINPWIRRHLHLNHHKVSGTEADMEERAITNGEPWGFARLLMVGDNVMSAFIRLLRAKTWAHKWSIGKRVLKVYAPLALLHWGAWYVFLGFHAANGIAHLLGSPIEWSATTLSVMQVIDIAAVVIIGPNVLRTFCLHFISSNMHYYGDVEPGNVLQQCQVLNPWWLWPLQAFCFNFGSSHGIHHFVVKEPFYIRQMTVPVAHKVMREMGVRFNDFGTFGRANRFVRPAGMVHEEVSSARA